GAATTTGGATCCCGTGTAAACGGGGTTTGAAGGACGGGCGTTATGGATATCGTGTTCATGATCTTTGGCAGCGGATGCGATGCGCGGAATGGACGAGATGCAGGAACCCCTGTTCACGACGGTCAAGCTCGAGGACTTCGTCCCGGCAGATCACCCGTTGCGACCGATCCGGTTGCTGGTGAATGATGCGTTGAAACGGCTCAACGGGCTGTTCAGCGTCATCTACGCGGACACCGGTCGTGCCTCGATTGCGCCTGAGAAGCTGATGCGGGCGCTGCTGTTGCAGGTGTTCTACTCCGTACGCAGCGAGCGCATGCTGATGGAGCAGATGCGCTACAACCTGCTGTTCCGCTGGTTTGTCGGGCTGGCGATTGAGGACGCCGTGTGGGACCACTCGGTGTTCTCGAAGAACCGCGACCGGCTTCTGGAGCATGAAGTCGTGGAAGCGTTCTTCACCGAAGTCATGAGCCTGGCGGACAAGCGGGGCTTGCTGTCGAGAGAGCATTTCTCGGTGGACGGCACGCTGATTCAGGCGTGGGCCAGTCACAAAAGCTTCCGCCGCAAGGACGGCCCGGACGATGGTCCGCCAGCCGGCGGTGGCCGCAACGCCGACACCGACTGGAAAGGCGAGCGACGTAGCAATGCCACGCACGAGTCGACTACTGATCCGGAGGCGCGATTGTTCAAGAAGAGCCACAAGAGCCCGGCCATCCTGTGCTACCACGGGCACATCCTGATGGAGAATCGCTCGGGGCTGGTGGTCGGCGCCGTGGTTAGTCACGCAGATGGTTTTGCCGAGCGGGCCAGCGCATTGCAATTGCTCGATTGCGTGCCAGGTACTCATGCGAAGACAGTTGGCGCCGACAAGGCGTATGACACCCGTGACTTCGTGAACGATTGCCGCGCTCGCAACGTGACACCGCATGTCGCGCGCAACGATGAGCGTTGGGGCGGCAGCGCCATCGACGGTCGCACTTCGCGGCATGCGGGCTACCGGACTAGCCAGATCATCCGCAAACGAATCGAAGAGCATTTCGGCTGGGGCAAAACCATCGGGCGGATCCGGCAGACGGTCTATCGCGGCCTCAAGCGCGTCGACCAGCACTTCAAGCTGACGATGGTTGCGAGCAATCTGACCCGCATGGCCCGAATGCCAGGGATGGTGCCGCGAGGAGCGACGCGATGAGCCGCCAATGCGCGAAGACTGCGCGCCAGACGAGCCGCATGCGTGCGCCTGCCCCGCGCAGATCGCGCGGTGAACCGTTAATTCAGCGCAATATCGCACGCGCAAGTCTCCTGAACATAGCTTCGGTCGTCATGACGGGGCGCTTTTCAACAGCCTGCTAGGTGGCTTCTTTTAATCCACGCCCGCTCTCTTTTCAGAGCGGGTTTTTTTGGTTCGTCGATCTCAAACGCCACGTTTCTGCAGCGGATACATTCTTCGACCGTCATCGTGGAATCGCCGCAATCATCATGCCATGCCAGCAATGCCGGGGATGTCAGTAACGAAATGGCATACCCAAAGATTTATTCACACAAGTTCTGTCACCGCGACCTAGTGTGTTTCGGTAGATACATGCATTACTGCATGTCTTCGGCGGACGGCAGCATGCATCGTTCTGCGCTGGGAAAAGACGTTTTCATATGTATCGGAAGGTCGGAAGTGATGGCACCGGCAATGGAAAGCCGGCAATTCACAGGCGTTTTCCCCTTTTTCGCGAGGCCCAGAATGAAAATGAATTTCAGTTGCTTATCCCGGTCTGTTTTGCAGGGCATTGCAGGTGCTGGACTCGTCGCGCTCGCATGCTCGATCGCCCCAGGCGCGCACGCGCAAACGCTGGGATCGCTCGTCCAGGTAGCCGCGGGCGACCCATTTAGCGGTTGCACTGCCGACCAGCTGAACGCGCAGGAGTCGGCATTCGGCAGCGTCCTGTTTCCCGCCACCTCGATCGAGCCCTGGGTTGCGGTGGACCCGACGGACCCGGCTCGCCTGCTCGTCGGCCACCAGCAGGATCGCTGGAGCGACGGCGGCTCACGCGGCCTCGTCGGCGTCGTCTCCAACGATGCGGGCAGCACCTGGTCCAACTCGATTCCGTCCGGCGTGACTGACTGCACTGGCGGCAAATTCCGCCGTGCTTCCGATCCCTGGGTGGACTTTGCGCAAGACGGAACGGCCTTCTTCTTCTCTCTGGTGCTGGACCCCGCGAAACCGACCACGCCGTTTGGCGCGCGCAATAGCGGAATGCTGGTCAGCCGCTCCAGCGACCACGGTGCAACCTGGCAGACTCCCGTTACGCTGATCCGCAGCAGCTCGCCGCACGTGCTCAATGACAAGAACTCGCTCACTGCGGACCCGACCGCGACCAACTACGTCTATGCGGTTTGGGACCAGTTGAGCGTGTTCCCGCCAACGAAGGAAGGCGCCCAGTTGCTCGCGGAAAACGATGGCGTTCTGATCGCGCGGCAATTGCGTAACGGTGCAGCATCCGCGGCGGGCGGCGCCCCCGTATCCAAGTTCAATTTCACCGGCCCGAGCTTCTTCTCGCGATCCACTGATAAAGGCGTGACATGGAGCACCGCCGCCCCGATCTACCAGCCCGGGACGAACGCACAGACAATCGACAACATGGTGCGCGTGTTGCCTGATGGAACCCTGCTTGATTTCTTCACGGCGATCAATCCTCCGCCGTCGGTCCCGAGCATCGGCTATATCAAGTCCGCGGATAAAGGCGGAAGCTGGTCGGCGCCGACATTCACCAACGACATTCAGGCGGTCGGAGTGGTCTCGCCTGACAGCGGCCAGTCGATACGCGATGCCTCCATTCTTTACAGTGTCGCCGTGAACCCGGTCTCGGGGGCGATCTATCTCACCTGGCAGGACGATCGCTTTTCGTCCGCGACCTGCACCACGCCCACTGGATCGATTCCGGTCGACGCGATCGCCTTCAGCGAATCGACAGATGGCGGTGCTACCTGGTCAACGCCAGTGATGATCAACCAGACGCCGACAAACGAAGCCCACCCCTGCCGTCAGCAGGCCTTCATTCCGGCGGTCGTGTCGTCGGGCGACGGCAATACGATCGTGGTGACCTACTACGACTTTCGTAACGACACGAACACACCCGCCGGCTTCGAGGGAACCGACTATTTCGCAGTGTTCTGCTCGCCTGCGACTGCGTGTACCGATCGCGCGAATTGGAGTACTGAACTCAAGCTGACCGACACCTCGTTCAACATCCTTAACGCTCCCGTGGCGGGCGGCCATTTCCTCGGCGACTACATGGGGCTGGCTGCTAGTGGTTCGAAAACTGTCTACCCGGTATTCGGCGTAGCCACGGGGCCCAACGTGACGGACGAATTCACCCGCAAGATCACCTTGCCGTGAGCGCAAATGGGCGGCGACGGAGAAGGTCGCCGCCCATCCGCGACGCTCCAACTCTGATAGCGCGCGCTACACCGATTCGCCGCCCTCCTTCACCTGGACCGCATCTCCGACACGTACGCCAAGCTGTGTCGCGGCGCTGCCGCGATTCACGGCGATCTCGACGAGCCCGATCGAGTTCTCGTACCAGAAAGCTCGACCGGCCGTTACATCGGAAAAGACCCGCGCATATTCGACATCGGCATCTCCGATGCCAAGCCGTGCAGACCTCGGCACGGTTCCGGCCCGCAGCCCCGTCAGCGCATTGCCGTAGTGATCGACGTAAATGACCTCGGCGCAATCGCCCGCATCCAGTTGCACGCTCAAGCCTGTCCTCTCAACGAGCTTGTCGGAAGGCAACTCGCCGCGGCTCACCCATGCCGCCATCGGGGCGAACAGATCGCGACCATGAAATGAGGCGGAAAGCGCGGCGGGACGCCATGTAATCCGCCAGGTCCGGGTATGCGCCGCGCGCGCCGCCACGACCGAGAGCAGCCCGTTGTCCGGCCCGACGAACCGCTGCCCGTCGGCTTGCAGCACGACGGCATCCCGCTCGCTACCCACGCCGGGATCGACCACGGCAAGGAACACACAATCCGGCGGATACCACCGTGCTATCGCCGCGAGTAGATGCGCGCCTGCCCGCGGGTCGTAGTTCGGGGCAGTATGCAGCACATCGATAATGGGGGTGCCGGCTGCCGCGTGTCGCAGCAAAGCGACCCTTACCTGCCCGACATAGATGTCGTCGGCCCCGAAATCGGTAAAGAGTGCGAGCATCGCATAGCCTCCTTGCAGTCCTGTGCCGCCTCGCCGGACAGTGTTCGTTAAATATTCGAAATCCCCGCTCCTCGCCTTCTCCGCACATATCAACGCGAGCGGAAACGCGAACGCCTCGATGGAGATCGGCTCCGCTTTGCTTGCTCCGAGGTCGCGGACTCATTTGGCGTGATCTGGGCATCAACGCAGAACGCGATGAACGCCTGCACCTTTGCGGCCAGGTGCCGCCGCGACGGATAGAGCGCATATAGAGGGAAACGTTCATCCGGCCAGTCCGGAAACAGATCGACGAGCTCGTGCTGTGCGATCAGTGTTTCCGTGCCGATCGACATGACCTGGGCGATTCCTGCGCCCGCTACGCAAGCGTTCAGCATCGTGCCGACATCGGAGACCAGCAGCCGCCCGGAGACCGGGATGCTGACGACTTCCTTGCCCCGCTGGAACTCCCATTCAAAGGGGCGTCCCGATAAGGGATTGTAGAAAAGTATGCGTTCGTGATCGACGACGTCATCAGGACAGTTGGGGCGGCCGTTGCTTTCGAGGTAAGCCGGAGACGCAACCGTGATGATCCGCGCTTCCAGCAGCTTGCGAGCAACCAGAGTACCAACCGGTGGCGGCCCGAAGCGTATCGCAAGGTCGAAGCCATCCGCAACGAGATCGCCCACGTCATCGCGCATGATCAATTCCACCGAAAGCTCTGGAAACTGCCGCAGAAATCCGGGCAGCTTCGACGCGAGGACGGTCCGAGAAAAGAATGGGTCCACGTTGACGCGCAACTTGCCTTGGACCACGCCGGCAGAACCCGATGCTGTACTTGCCGCGCACTCGATGCCGACCAGATGTGGGCTGACAGTCTGGTAGAGACGCCTTCCTTCGTCGGTCAAGGTTTGCGATCGGGTCGTACGGTCGAGCAAGCGGACGCCGATCTGCTTTTCCAGCCGGCTTATCGCTCTGCTTACGCCGGACGGAGACACGCCGAGCGCCTCCGCGGCACGAACGAAACTTCCGCTTTCGGCGACAGCGGCAAGCACCGTTATCCCCGCGAACAATCGACCGTCGAAGGTCATGATGCGCCTCGAACACTGATGGATTCGTGATTTTAATCATTTCAGATTTGATTGATCCATACTTTATTCATCAATTGGCGCGTGAGACATTGGACGCCTCACCAACACGGAGGAACAGCATGGAAACGATCAAACGCGGAGAACTCGCCATACCGTGCCTGGGCTTCGGTACGTTCCGCATGCCCGGCAACGACTGTCAGCCGGTCGTAGAAAGCGCGCTGGAAGTCGGCTATCGGCATATCGATACCGCCGAGATGTACCAGAACGAAGAATCGGTGGGGGCCGCCATCGCCGGCTCGGGCATCGCGCGGGACGAGTTATTCGTGACGACCAAGGTATGGCACGAGAACCTCGAACCCGATGCCCTGCGCCGCGCATTTGCCAGGAGCCTCGAGAAGCTGCGACTTGATTTCGTCGACCTCTACATGATCCATTGGCCGTCCCGCGACATGAATCTTGCGGCTGCTTTGGAGACGCTCATGCAGATCAAGGAGGCGGGGCTTACCCGCGGCATCGGCGTCTGCAATTTCAATATGCCGTTGATCGAGGCGGCCGTTGAGGACATAGGCGCACCGATCGCCTGTCATCAACTTGAATATCACCCGTTCCTGGATCAGTCCGCGATGCTCGCCTATCTGCGCTCGAAAAACATCCCGTTGGTCGCGTATGCGCCGCTCGCACAGGGACGCGCGGCAAGCGATGCGACATTGGCGCGGATCGGCAGCAAGCACGGTGCGACTGCCGCACAGATTGCAATTGCCTGGCTGCTCGATCAGAACGACGTTATTGCGATCCCCAAGGCGCAGCGGCGCGAAAGCCAGCAAGCAAATCTGAATGCACTGGCTGTTCGACTCGACGACGATGACCGCAAAGCAATCGCAGCGCTTCGCAAGGATCAGCGTTATGTCGTTCCCCCCTTCGCTCCCCAATGGGACGCGTGATTCAGCAGGCTTACATGCTCGGGCGACGGGCACACTCATCCAGCGCAGAGTTCGGACGATGCGCGTACGTGCCCAGTCCGAACGCGACGACGCTGAGCAGCGCCAAAGCCCATACACAGATCACGGCGTACAGCATCACGAGACCAAAGCCGTGCACGAGCGCCGCCTGAGCGATCACGCCATGCGGATCGGCGGTTGCGAGTTTCGCGCTGTCCCGCGTCAGATGCGCGATATTGCCTGCTGCCACCTTTTGCGCGAGAAAACGCAGCGACGAGGTTTCGGAAGGGCCGGGAAGCGCGCGAGATAGATAAGAAAGCACACCCTCGAAGAGTATGTAACCCATCAGCGCGATATTGATGGCCAGGCTGATCAGCCTCGCGCTCATATCGATACCCGAGGCCATGCCCGCGCGGTTCGACGAGACCGAGCCGGTCGCAGTATTGGTGACCGGCGTGTTGGTCATCCCCAGCCCGATTCCGCTCAACAGGCACCCCGGCAGCATCGTGAGCCAACTGGCCTGCTCCACGCCAGCTCCGCACCTCATCAGGATGAAGCCGAGACCGATAATGAACAGTCCGAGCGGAATGACCCTGCGCGCATCGAAGCGCAGCGCAAGCCGCTCGGCAAATGGCGGCACGATGAGCGTGGGTAGCGTATAGGCGAGCAGCGACAGTCCGGACTTCACATCCGTGTAGCCGAGCGCGCCCTGAAAATAGATCGGCAGATAGATCATGAACGGCCAGTAGCTGAAGTTCATGCCCATCGATCCGCATATCGCACCTGAAAACCGGCGGGTC
The nucleotide sequence above comes from Paraburkholderia youngii. Encoded proteins:
- a CDS encoding SAM hydrolase/SAM-dependent halogenase family protein, with the translated sequence MLALFTDFGADDIYVGQVRVALLRHAAAGTPIIDVLHTAPNYDPRAGAHLLAAIARWYPPDCVFLAVVDPGVGSERDAVVLQADGQRFVGPDNGLLSVVAARAAHTRTWRITWRPAALSASFHGRDLFAPMAAWVSRGELPSDKLVERTGLSVQLDAGDCAEVIYVDHYGNALTGLRAGTVPRSARLGIGDADVEYARVFSDVTAGRAFWYENSIGLVEIAVNRGSAATQLGVRVGDAVQVKEGGESV
- a CDS encoding IS5 family transposase — translated: MRGMDEMQEPLFTTVKLEDFVPADHPLRPIRLLVNDALKRLNGLFSVIYADTGRASIAPEKLMRALLLQVFYSVRSERMLMEQMRYNLLFRWFVGLAIEDAVWDHSVFSKNRDRLLEHEVVEAFFTEVMSLADKRGLLSREHFSVDGTLIQAWASHKSFRRKDGPDDGPPAGGGRNADTDWKGERRSNATHESTTDPEARLFKKSHKSPAILCYHGHILMENRSGLVVGAVVSHADGFAERASALQLLDCVPGTHAKTVGADKAYDTRDFVNDCRARNVTPHVARNDERWGGSAIDGRTSRHAGYRTSQIIRKRIEEHFGWGKTIGRIRQTVYRGLKRVDQHFKLTMVASNLTRMARMPGMVPRGATR
- a CDS encoding MFS transporter; protein product: MTLATPSKNAVALAAVCLTSLMFGLEISSVPTVLSTLEGVLHADFKEIQWIMNAYTLACTTVLMGTGALADRFGRKRIYVASIVMFGITSLICGLAQSAPVLIVSRFFQGMGGGAMLICQVAVLSHQFQEGRDRSKAFGAWGIIFGIGLGFGPIIGGMIVAVANWQWVFLVHALISIVALGLVFAGVQESRDPHAQHLDVAGMLTLSASCFGLVYLITQGPDLGLESPAALGIVAATASSFIAFILVEKRSRRPMFDFSVFRTRRFSGAICGSMGMNFSYWPFMIYLPIYFQGALGYTDVKSGLSLLAYTLPTLIVPPFAERLALRFDARRVIPLGLFIIGLGFILMRCGAGVEQASWLTMLPGCLLSGIGLGMTNTPVTNTATGSVSSNRAGMASGIDMSARLISLAINIALMGYILFEGVLSYLSRALPGPSETSSLRFLAQKVAAGNIAHLTRDSAKLATADPHGVIAQAALVHGFGLVMLYAVICVWALALLSVVAFGLGTYAHRPNSALDECARRPSM
- a CDS encoding sialidase family protein gives rise to the protein MKMNFSCLSRSVLQGIAGAGLVALACSIAPGAHAQTLGSLVQVAAGDPFSGCTADQLNAQESAFGSVLFPATSIEPWVAVDPTDPARLLVGHQQDRWSDGGSRGLVGVVSNDAGSTWSNSIPSGVTDCTGGKFRRASDPWVDFAQDGTAFFFSLVLDPAKPTTPFGARNSGMLVSRSSDHGATWQTPVTLIRSSSPHVLNDKNSLTADPTATNYVYAVWDQLSVFPPTKEGAQLLAENDGVLIARQLRNGAASAAGGAPVSKFNFTGPSFFSRSTDKGVTWSTAAPIYQPGTNAQTIDNMVRVLPDGTLLDFFTAINPPPSVPSIGYIKSADKGGSWSAPTFTNDIQAVGVVSPDSGQSIRDASILYSVAVNPVSGAIYLTWQDDRFSSATCTTPTGSIPVDAIAFSESTDGGATWSTPVMINQTPTNEAHPCRQQAFIPAVVSSGDGNTIVVTYYDFRNDTNTPAGFEGTDYFAVFCSPATACTDRANWSTELKLTDTSFNILNAPVAGGHFLGDYMGLAASGSKTVYPVFGVATGPNVTDEFTRKITLP
- a CDS encoding aldo/keto reductase → METIKRGELAIPCLGFGTFRMPGNDCQPVVESALEVGYRHIDTAEMYQNEESVGAAIAGSGIARDELFVTTKVWHENLEPDALRRAFARSLEKLRLDFVDLYMIHWPSRDMNLAAALETLMQIKEAGLTRGIGVCNFNMPLIEAAVEDIGAPIACHQLEYHPFLDQSAMLAYLRSKNIPLVAYAPLAQGRAASDATLARIGSKHGATAAQIAIAWLLDQNDVIAIPKAQRRESQQANLNALAVRLDDDDRKAIAALRKDQRYVVPPFAPQWDA
- a CDS encoding LysR family transcriptional regulator, translated to MTFDGRLFAGITVLAAVAESGSFVRAAEALGVSPSGVSRAISRLEKQIGVRLLDRTTRSQTLTDEGRRLYQTVSPHLVGIECAASTASGSAGVVQGKLRVNVDPFFSRTVLASKLPGFLRQFPELSVELIMRDDVGDLVADGFDLAIRFGPPPVGTLVARKLLEARIITVASPAYLESNGRPNCPDDVVDHERILFYNPLSGRPFEWEFQRGKEVVSIPVSGRLLVSDVGTMLNACVAGAGIAQVMSIGTETLIAQHELVDLFPDWPDERFPLYALYPSRRHLAAKVQAFIAFCVDAQITPNESATSEQAKRSRSPSRRSRFRSR